A region of Desulfolithobacter dissulfuricans DNA encodes the following proteins:
- a CDS encoding putative sulfate exporter family transporter — MAKTQRAWYSGMLTTEDWWAVWLGLTFFGLGLLTLAGIDLVGWIAYPKKWVFSLPDGAIAKKIVTIDKAFYALGGKYSLTAKDTYKALGPIGSILVTYVVFTVATTIGAYFQKWDVKRYVVGWTIIFFLTYFVWFIGHHAFFSASVVDLKKSHFPQMFTLSLGGGASFILALIVGLIIGNFFKPLARYLSEAAKPEWFIKTAIVFLGVKVGYLPIKAVLQTAHLGSKGAQIGHEMANLTFDLFTAGAAATVVAYLIFWPGVYSISRLIFKLPRKTAAVLASAISICGVSAAVATGGAVRARPVVSIMVSALVVVYAVIELVILPGVFTHVWPGTSDPLVAGSAMGMAVKTDGADAAAGELLDEFMRTKVEQETNGQVVWMSGVITTSAVMTKIWIDMFIGLWAFILALVWVYKIEKHEGDRVPFSEVWFRFPKFVLGYFAAWFIYLGIFFGPGQAGAADGMSVLKAAKAGAVPVEKGMRKLFFMLTFMSLGIITDFKKLAEAQFGKMVWVYFVALFLFIIPVAVIIAYLFHHGMQIPNMASLAGATIN; from the coding sequence AACGCGCCTGGTACTCAGGCATGCTCACAACCGAAGACTGGTGGGCAGTGTGGCTCGGCCTCACCTTTTTTGGCCTTGGCCTGCTCACCCTGGCCGGCATCGACCTGGTCGGCTGGATCGCCTATCCCAAGAAATGGGTCTTCAGCCTGCCCGACGGGGCCATTGCCAAGAAAATCGTCACCATTGACAAGGCCTTCTACGCCCTGGGCGGCAAGTACAGTCTGACCGCCAAGGATACCTACAAGGCCCTGGGACCCATCGGTTCCATCCTGGTAACCTATGTCGTTTTCACCGTGGCGACCACCATCGGCGCCTATTTCCAGAAATGGGATGTGAAACGGTACGTGGTTGGCTGGACCATCATTTTTTTCCTGACCTATTTTGTCTGGTTCATCGGCCACCACGCCTTTTTCTCCGCCTCGGTGGTTGACCTGAAGAAGAGTCACTTCCCCCAGATGTTTACCCTCTCCCTGGGCGGCGGGGCCTCGTTCATCCTGGCCCTCATTGTCGGCCTGATCATAGGTAACTTCTTCAAACCCCTGGCCCGCTACCTGAGCGAGGCGGCCAAGCCCGAGTGGTTCATCAAGACCGCCATAGTATTTCTGGGGGTCAAGGTCGGCTACCTGCCGATCAAGGCCGTTCTCCAGACCGCCCACCTCGGCAGCAAAGGTGCCCAGATCGGCCATGAAATGGCCAACCTCACCTTTGACCTGTTCACCGCCGGGGCCGCGGCCACGGTTGTCGCCTATCTTATCTTCTGGCCGGGCGTCTACTCCATCTCCCGGCTCATCTTCAAACTGCCCAGAAAGACAGCCGCAGTCCTGGCCTCGGCCATCTCCATCTGCGGTGTTTCCGCCGCTGTGGCCACCGGTGGCGCGGTCCGGGCCCGGCCGGTGGTATCTATCATGGTATCGGCCCTGGTAGTTGTCTATGCGGTCATCGAGCTGGTCATCCTGCCCGGTGTCTTTACGCATGTCTGGCCGGGCACCAGTGATCCGCTGGTCGCCGGTTCGGCCATGGGTATGGCGGTCAAGACCGATGGCGCCGACGCAGCGGCCGGTGAGCTGCTCGATGAGTTCATGCGGACCAAGGTCGAGCAGGAGACCAACGGCCAGGTGGTCTGGATGAGCGGTGTTATCACCACCTCCGCAGTCATGACCAAGATCTGGATCGACATGTTCATCGGCCTGTGGGCCTTTATCCTGGCCCTGGTCTGGGTATACAAGATCGAAAAGCACGAGGGAGACCGGGTCCCGTTCTCGGAAGTCTGGTTCCGGTTTCCTAAATTTGTCCTGGGCTACTTTGCGGCCTGGTTCATCTACCTGGGCATCTTCTTCGGCCCGGGACAGGCCGGGGCCGCGGACGGCATGTCGGTGCTCAAGGCCGCCAAGGCCGGTGCCGTGCCGGTGGAAAAGGGCATGCGGAAGCTTTTCTTCATGCTGACCTTCATGAGCCTTGGTATTATCACTGATTTCAAGAAACTGGCCGAGGCCCAATTCGGCAAGATGGTCTGGGTCTACTTTGTTGCCCTGTTCCTGTTCATCATTCCGGTGGCGGTCATCATCGCCTACCTGTTCCACCACGGGATGCAGATCCCCAACATGGCATCCCTGGCAGGGGCAACCATCAATTGA